CAGGCCAGGCTGCTGAAACTCATGGAGTTGCTTCTGTTAAGAGAGGGCTGTTTGCTCATGCTGTGTGCCCTCTTTATACCAGTTTCTTGGCTTCAAAGAAACTCTTGAGGTGCCTCATCTGCCATATGCCAATGGCAACAAGAATGAGGGTCTGGACAATGGACCACCAGAGAACCCGCTGGTTGGTGCTCTCACTGGTCTGGCGGAACCGCTCCTCTCGCCACTGCAGCAAGGAAACAACGGGTCAGAGAAGCAAATACAGACCGATCCTCCCAGGCCCCAGAGACCAGTGACTTCCCATGGCCCTCAGAACTCTCTAGTAGTCACGGTCCAGCTGGGTAGGTCTCCCTCCCAGCAACCTCCTTCCCAAACCATGAACACAGCCCCTGCTGCATCTCCAGTGTAGAGTGCAGCACTGGCCAGGCTGCTTCAGGTTCCTCACCCGCTGGTAGTTCTGCTCCTTCTGGATTTGCTCCACCTGCTCAATGAGCTGCCGCACCCGGAGCTGCAGCTCACTCAGCTTGTCCTTGGCAGCAATCTCAGCATAGTCATTGGCATGTTCCCCCACCTGGATATCCAGATGTACCCTCTGCAGCAAGACAAGAGAACACAATCAGGTGTTCTGCCCCAGCACAATGCTACATGGAGGGTCCATCCCTCCCCTCTCTTTCCTGCATGGGCCCCCCTTACCAGCATACCCCCTGCAAAGAGGGAGAATTTGGTGGAGTTAGAATGCAGGCAGATCTGATGCTCTC
Above is a genomic segment from Mauremys reevesii isolate NIE-2019 linkage group 8, ASM1616193v1, whole genome shotgun sequence containing:
- the TMED9 gene encoding transmembrane emp24 domain-containing protein 9 → MAARGGLLGLVLLLLVGAVSRSFGLYFHLGETERRCFIEEIPDETMVIGNYRTQLYDKQREDYMPATPGLGMFVEVKDPDDKVILSRQYGSEGRFTFTSHTPGEHQICLHSNSTKFSLFAGGMLRVHLDIQVGEHANDYAEIAAKDKLSELQLRVRQLIEQVEQIQKEQNYQRWREERFRQTSESTNQRVLWWSIVQTLILVAIGIWQMRHLKSFFEAKKLV